The proteins below come from a single Miscanthus floridulus cultivar M001 chromosome 1, ASM1932011v1, whole genome shotgun sequence genomic window:
- the LOC136480230 gene encoding transcription termination factor MTEF1, chloroplastic-like has translation MLCLRNRLFPLLRATSLLPSPVHCPACGLFSTSTSTAILPAPFSLEDYLIASCGLAPAQAFDVSKKAFCNLSRESSKEISRSRLLSAANPDAIIALLAGAGLSRADIVAAVSADPLLLRASVKNIAPRLVALRDRVGLSTPQIAGFLLVGSLALRKGDVVPKLEFFISFYGSFEQVLVAAKKCKGLLTASLERVIKPNIALFRQWGVGEIARLCLEKPWVLTFNRERVKEVLLLAEELGVPTTSRMFRHAVAAVADISKEKVAAKLEFFKRTLCCSESEVLIAVSKMPKILGLSDENIGRKIEFLINEAAMEPQYIVERPVLLSYSLEKRLVPRHYVLKVLQEKGLLNSNMNFYTLSVIGEETFKSKFIDCHKDSVPGLAHAFAADRAGIVPSRV, from the coding sequence atgctGTGCCTTCGAAATCGCCTCTTTCCTCTGCTCCGCGCCACCTCCCTGCTACCCTCCCCCGTCCACTGCCCCGCGTGCGGCCtcttctccacctccacctccaccgccatTCTACCCGCACCCTTCTCCCTCGAGGACTACCTCATCGCGTCCTGCGGCCTCGCCCCAGCCCAAGCATTCGATGTGTCCAAGAAGGCGTTCTGCAACTTATCCAGAGAATCCAGCAAGGAGATCTCACGGTCCCGCCTCCTCTCCGCCGCCAACCCCGATGCCATCATTGCCCTGCTCGCCGGCGCCGGCCTCTCCCGCGCCGACATCGTCGCCGCAGTCTCCGCGGACCCGCTGCTCCTCCGCGCTTCCGTGAAGAACATCGCCCCTCGTCTCGTTGCTCTCCGCGACCGGGTCGGTCTGTCTACTCCCCAGATAGCTGGCTTCCTCTTGGTCGGCTCACTCGCTCTCCGCAAGGGCGACGTCGTTCCAAAGCTCGAGTTCTTCATCTCCTTCTATGGCTCGTTTGAGCAAGTCCTGGTGGCCGCAAAGAAGTGCAAGGGCCTCCTCACGGCGAGCCTTGAGAGGGTAATCAAGCCTAACATAGCTTTGTTTCGCCAGTGGGGTGTTGGAGAAATTGCTAGGCTGTGTTTAGAAAAACCGTGGGTGCTTACCTTCAACCGGGAACGTGTGAAGGAGGTTTTGCTACTTGCAGAAGAACTTGGGGTGCCTACCACTTCGCGGATGTTTAGGCACGCAGTGGCCGCCGTTGCCGATATTTCCAAAGAGAAGGTTGCTGCCAAGCTTGAGTTCTTTAAGAGGACTCTTTGTTGTTCTGAGTCTGAGGTTTTGATTGCAGTGTCCAAGATGCCAAAAATATTAGGATTATCTGACGAGAATATTGGACGCAAGATTGAGTTCCTAATCAATGAGGCTGCGATGGAGCCACAATATATTGTTGAAAGGCCTGTACTGCTCTCCTACAGCCTGGAGAAGCGGCTTGTGCCCCGGCATTATGTGTTGAAGGTCCTGCAGGAAAAGGGATTGCTGAATAGCAATATGAACTTTTATACATTATCAGTAATTGGAGAGGAGACTTTCAAATCGAAGTTCATCGACTGTCACAAGGACTCTGTTCCTGGCCTTGCACATGCTTTTGCTGCAGATCGTGCTGGTATTGTGCCCTCTAGAGTGTAA
- the LOC136455198 gene encoding transcription termination factor MTERF9, chloroplastic-like yields the protein MARYEQVQVVAKRCMTLLMASLERVIKPNIALLYQWGVGDVVRLCTDTAWLLTFNPERVKEFLLRAEELGVPPTSRMFRHAVAVVVDNSKEKVAAKLEFFERTLGCSESEVSTAVSKMPAILGFSDKNLLRKIEFLVNEAAMEPRYIVERPVLLAYSLEKRLVPRHHVMKVLQEKGLLNSNTSFYTLTKFGEVTFKLKFIDCHKDSVPGLADAYAAARAGTVPSSRI from the coding sequence ATGGCTCGTTATGAGCAGGTCCAAGTGGTTGCAAAGAGGTGCATGACCCTCCTCATGGCAAGCCTTGAGAGGGTAATCAAGCCTAACATAGCTTTGTTATATCAGTGGGGTGTTGGAGATGTTGTTCGGCTTTGCACAGACACAGCGTGGTTGCTTACCTTCAACCCGGAACGCGTGAAGGAGTTTTTGCTGCGGGCGGAAGAACTTGGGGTGCCTCCTACTTCGCGAATGTTTAGGCATGCGGTGGCCGTCGTTGTCGATAATTCCAAAGAGAAGGTTGCTGCCAAGCTTGAGTTCTTTGAGAGGACTCTTGGTTGTTCTGAGTCTGAGGTTTCCACTGCAGTGTCCAAGATGCCAGCTATATTAGGATTCTCTGACAAAAATCTTCTCCGCAAGATCGAGTTCCTAGTCAACGAGGCTGCGATGGAGCCACGGTACATTGTGGAAAGGCCTGTCCTGCTCGCATACAGCCTGGAGAAGCGGCTTGTGCCCCGGCATCATGTTATGAAGGTTCTGCAGGAAAAGGGATTGCTAAATAGCAATACAAGCTTTTACACGTTAACTAAATTCGGAGAGGTGACATTCAAATTGAAGTTCATCGACTGTCACAAGGACTCTGTTCCTGGACTCGCAGATGCTTATGCTGCAGCTCGTGCTGGAACTGTGCCCTCTAGTAGAATCTAA